A genomic window from Nitrospinota bacterium includes:
- the arc gene encoding proteasome ATPase: MKQTNQSITGQLSDARKQNEKLVMAFQEAKHQIDLLKEEVDKLSAPPNSYGKFIALNADGTVDVDLDGRRIRVNVHPGMDPESLEPGQSLILNEALNAVAAREFETKGEVMIVKDFLDDHRVVLLGRVDEERVFQLSEPLRVDMPQVGDPLMVDSRSGFALEKIPKTQVEEVVLEEVPDVTYDHVGGLSEQIEALRDAIELPYLYPEEFAAFRLDPPKGILLYGPPGCGKTMIAKAIANSLATEMSLRTGEETKGYFLNIKGPELLNKYVGETEFKIREVFKKAKAKANEKCPVIVFFDEMDALFRIRGSGISSDVETTIVAQFLSEIDGVESLRGVIIIGASNRQDLIDPAILRPGRLDLKIKVDRPDEEAAKEVFSKYLLSTLPIHSEELAVDGDGPEACVARLIDVTVKAMYASNDDNRFLEVTYAKGDKEVFYFKDFASGAMIENIVRRAKKLALKRSIAGEERGLRASDLLESVREEFKENEDLPNTTNPDDWARIAGRKGERIVNVRTLLRGHVPPRSDIEDVIARQYM, from the coding sequence ATGAAGCAGACCAACCAGAGCATCACCGGGCAGCTCTCTGACGCAAGGAAGCAAAACGAGAAGCTGGTCATGGCCTTTCAAGAGGCCAAGCACCAAATCGATCTGCTGAAAGAGGAGGTTGATAAGCTCTCCGCGCCACCCAATTCCTACGGAAAGTTCATCGCCCTCAACGCTGACGGGACGGTGGACGTTGACCTAGACGGCCGCCGAATCCGGGTCAATGTCCATCCAGGGATGGATCCGGAGTCCCTCGAGCCCGGCCAGTCCCTCATACTCAACGAGGCGCTCAACGCCGTGGCCGCCCGCGAGTTTGAAACGAAGGGTGAGGTGATGATTGTCAAGGACTTCCTTGACGACCATCGCGTCGTGCTGCTCGGAAGGGTCGACGAAGAACGGGTCTTCCAACTATCTGAGCCCCTGCGCGTGGATATGCCACAGGTGGGTGACCCCTTGATGGTTGACTCTCGCAGTGGCTTCGCTCTGGAGAAGATCCCCAAAACTCAGGTGGAGGAGGTTGTCCTCGAAGAGGTGCCCGACGTCACATACGACCACGTCGGTGGGCTTTCCGAGCAGATCGAGGCGTTGCGAGACGCCATTGAGTTGCCCTACCTCTACCCGGAAGAGTTCGCTGCCTTCCGGCTTGACCCTCCTAAGGGTATCCTCCTTTATGGTCCGCCGGGGTGCGGAAAAACAATGATCGCGAAGGCCATCGCCAACAGCCTCGCAACCGAGATGAGCCTTAGGACGGGCGAGGAGACCAAGGGTTACTTCCTCAACATCAAGGGCCCGGAGCTGCTCAACAAGTATGTGGGTGAGACGGAGTTTAAGATTCGGGAGGTCTTCAAAAAAGCCAAGGCCAAGGCCAATGAGAAGTGTCCGGTCATCGTTTTCTTTGATGAGATGGACGCCCTTTTCCGCATAAGGGGCAGCGGCATCTCATCGGACGTGGAGACGACCATCGTCGCCCAATTCCTCAGCGAAATCGATGGAGTCGAGTCCCTCCGGGGCGTGATCATCATTGGGGCGAGCAACCGCCAAGACCTCATCGATCCGGCCATCCTCCGGCCCGGCCGGCTGGACCTCAAAATCAAGGTGGACAGGCCCGACGAAGAGGCGGCCAAAGAGGTTTTCTCCAAATACCTCCTTTCCACACTTCCAATCCACAGCGAGGAGCTCGCCGTCGACGGCGATGGCCCGGAGGCCTGCGTCGCTCGCCTTATCGACGTGACCGTCAAGGCCATGTACGCCTCGAACGACGATAACCGGTTCCTCGAGGTGACCTACGCGAAAGGGGATAAAGAGGTCTTCTACTTCAAAGACTTCGCCTCTGGCGCCATGATAGAGAATATCGTCCGGCGGGCCAAGAAGCTGGCGCTTAAGCGCTCCATCGCCGGCGAGGAGAGGGGCCTTAGGGCATCTGACCTTCTCGAGTCCGTCCGAGAGGAGTTCAAAGAGAACGAGGACCTGCCCAATACCACCAACCCGGACGATTGGGCGCGAATCGCCGGCCGCAAGGGCGAGCGAATCGTCAACGTGCGCACGCTTCTTCGAGGCCATGTCCCTCCAAGAAGTGACATTGAAGACGTCATAGCCCGTCAATATATGTAG
- a CDS encoding TraR/DksA C4-type zinc finger protein: MTTPKPTKKSESQKQLLLEKREQLVRKLAESKREESAIELDRGDDLDRAAASRDRDINYMLSSREREELRAIEEALEKIEAGLYGVCERCEKTIGAKRLQALPLAPYCRDCQSEMELAQKRHRELGL, from the coding sequence ATGACCACACCGAAGCCAACAAAGAAATCTGAGTCTCAGAAGCAGCTATTGCTGGAAAAGCGCGAGCAACTCGTCCGAAAGTTGGCCGAGAGCAAGCGGGAGGAAAGCGCCATAGAGCTCGATCGGGGAGACGACCTTGACAGGGCCGCCGCCTCCCGTGACCGGGATATCAACTACATGCTCTCCAGCCGGGAGCGAGAAGAGCTGCGTGCCATCGAGGAGGCCCTCGAGAAGATTGAAGCTGGGCTATACGGGGTCTGCGAGCGTTGCGAGAAGACTATCGGCGCCAAGCGGTTGCAAGCACTTCCCCTCGCGCCATACTGCCGCGATTGCCAGTCGGAGATGGAGCTTGCCCAGAAACGGCATCGGGAGCTGGGCCTCTGA
- the speB gene encoding agmatinase, with the protein MKNPFEAHAPILPNRFLALDEEQAGWERARVAILPVPYDATTSYQPGCRFGPRAIIDASRYLEEYDEELGVEPCTVGIYTSPEVEPVAGDPKAMLDRVEALVSYLIDQGKTVATVGGEHTLTRAAVGAHVTAYGSLSVLQLDAHLDLRDTYHDSAFSHACVMRRVWDVAPVTAVGVRSCSAEERSWLTERGGECFWASEATGDATWAEAVCSSLGERVYVTIDLDVFDPAVMPAVGTPEPGGLDWSTVTLLMKTLAARREIVGFDLMELAPIPGLRAPDVLAAKLLYKMVGYLFCLDLTGNG; encoded by the coding sequence GTGAAGAACCCCTTCGAGGCCCATGCCCCCATTCTACCCAATCGGTTCTTAGCCCTCGACGAGGAGCAGGCCGGATGGGAGCGGGCTCGTGTGGCTATCCTCCCGGTTCCCTACGACGCCACGACCTCCTACCAGCCGGGCTGTCGGTTCGGTCCGCGGGCAATAATCGATGCATCCCGATACCTTGAGGAGTACGACGAGGAGCTGGGGGTCGAGCCCTGCACCGTGGGGATTTACACATCTCCTGAGGTGGAGCCGGTGGCCGGCGACCCAAAGGCCATGCTGGACAGGGTGGAGGCCCTCGTCTCATATTTGATTGATCAGGGTAAGACCGTGGCCACGGTAGGCGGGGAGCATACCCTGACGAGGGCGGCCGTAGGAGCTCACGTGACGGCCTACGGGAGCCTAAGCGTCCTCCAGCTTGACGCCCACTTAGATCTGCGTGACACTTACCATGACAGCGCCTTTAGCCACGCCTGTGTGATGCGGCGGGTATGGGACGTGGCTCCAGTGACTGCTGTGGGGGTTAGGAGCTGCTCCGCCGAAGAGCGTAGCTGGCTGACCGAGAGAGGCGGGGAGTGCTTCTGGGCGAGCGAGGCAACCGGCGATGCAACATGGGCCGAGGCCGTCTGTTCGTCGCTCGGCGAGAGGGTTTACGTCACCATCGACCTCGACGTCTTCGACCCGGCCGTAATGCCCGCCGTGGGCACCCCGGAGCCGGGGGGCCTCGACTGGTCAACGGTGACGCTCCTAATGAAGACGCTGGCGGCCCGGCGCGAGATTGTAGGGTTTGACCTCATGGAGCTGGCCCCCATTCCTGGCCTGAGGGCTCCCGATGTCCTGGCGGCCAAGCTGCTGTACAAAATGGTCGGATACCTCTTCTGCCTCGATCTTACCGGGAACGGATAA
- a CDS encoding S-adenosylmethionine decarboxylase produces the protein MMGFGKHLIIDGYGGERDRLTDLEGLYRFLDEYPAKMGMTKIMPPYVFEYKGSKPEDWGLSGVVLIAESHITVHTFPEKGFLSVDFFSCKWFDTEAASKEVEVTFGLDKLEVQSFDRGREFPTEIDKAGDLVRQDRLVRFG, from the coding sequence ATGATGGGATTTGGAAAGCACCTGATAATTGACGGATACGGCGGGGAGCGGGATCGTCTGACGGATTTGGAGGGTCTCTACCGCTTCCTGGATGAATACCCTGCGAAGATGGGCATGACGAAAATCATGCCCCCGTACGTCTTTGAATACAAAGGCTCCAAGCCCGAGGATTGGGGGCTCTCCGGCGTGGTCCTGATCGCCGAGAGCCACATCACCGTACATACCTTTCCGGAGAAGGGGTTCTTGAGCGTGGACTTCTTTTCCTGTAAGTGGTTTGACACGGAGGCCGCCTCCAAGGAGGTGGAAGTGACCTTCGGGCTTGATAAGCTGGAGGTCCAGAGCTTCGATCGAGGCAGGGAGTTTCCCACGGAGATCGACAAGGCCGGCGACCTGGTTCGCCAGGACCGGCTCGTGCGCTTCGGTTAA
- the secF gene encoding protein translocase subunit SecF, which produces MEFIKPGTTFDFIGRRWIAISASAVLIVIGLLTAGIRGLNYGIDFAGGTLVELRMPRDVDIEDVRRELRGIGMGDSTIQHYGSKDEILIRMMRSPKRIEGLQGEIIKALEVVYGQGKIELRRTEVVGPQVGAALRKQAALAMAYALIGILIYITIRFEFRFAVAAILALVHDVLITLGAFAVTNKELSLPVIAAFLTIVGYSLNDTIVVFDRIRENLKLFRRESYEAVFNRSINETLSRTILTSFTTMLVVLALFFLGGEVIHDFAFALLVGIVVGTYSSIFVASPILVFWQRLMPSKKRLVVGRETQ; this is translated from the coding sequence ATGGAGTTCATTAAACCTGGAACCACATTTGATTTTATCGGCCGCCGATGGATAGCAATATCCGCCTCAGCCGTCCTGATCGTCATCGGCCTCCTGACGGCCGGCATTCGCGGGCTCAACTACGGAATAGACTTCGCCGGTGGGACGCTGGTGGAGCTGAGGATGCCAAGGGACGTCGACATCGAGGACGTGAGGCGTGAGCTTCGAGGCATCGGCATGGGCGACAGCACCATCCAACACTACGGCTCGAAGGACGAGATTCTCATCCGGATGATGCGGAGCCCTAAGAGAATCGAGGGCCTTCAGGGCGAGATCATCAAGGCCCTTGAGGTGGTCTACGGACAGGGCAAGATAGAGCTTCGGCGCACCGAGGTGGTGGGCCCTCAGGTAGGCGCGGCCCTTCGCAAGCAGGCTGCCCTTGCGATGGCCTATGCGCTCATTGGGATACTCATCTACATTACCATCCGCTTCGAGTTTCGCTTCGCCGTGGCCGCCATCTTAGCGCTCGTCCACGACGTACTCATCACCCTCGGGGCTTTTGCCGTGACCAACAAGGAGCTCTCCTTGCCGGTCATCGCCGCTTTTCTCACCATCGTCGGCTACTCGCTCAACGACACCATCGTCGTCTTCGACCGCATCCGGGAAAATCTGAAGCTATTTCGACGGGAGAGCTACGAGGCGGTTTTCAACCGAAGCATCAACGAAACCCTCTCCAGGACCATCCTTACCAGCTTCACCACCATGCTCGTCGTCCTGGCCCTCTTTTTTCTTGGAGGAGAGGTTATCCACGACTTCGCCTTTGCCCTCTTGGTGGGCATCGTCGTCGGAACCTATTCCTCCATCTTCGTGGCGAGCCCCATCCTCGTCTTCTGGCAGCGTCTAATGCCGTCGAAGAAACGGCTTGTCGTGGGCCGCGAAACCCAGTAG
- the secD gene encoding protein translocase subunit SecD, producing MGAGRWKPLLIVLVVGVSIWSATPLKKKINLGLDLQGGIHLVLEVQTDKAVENTVEQMAEDMGRLLRENQVRVSRSARGPDNSIEVVIIRPRDMERAAALLKDFPVIPEEAGPPTLRFRLRSAYAEQVKDNAVSQALETIRNRVDQFGVAEPVIQRQGGRQILIQLSGIKDPQRALRLIGRTAQLEFRLVDASVSQADTRAGRVPADSEILSYRRRDSQSGRDVVTPIVVKRRTLMTGEHLTNASVSLGGQFNQPIVNIRFDRVGGRRFARITGDHVGERLAIVLDNVVRTAPVIRAKIEGGSAIIEGIDNLEEAKDVAIVLRAGALPAPVEILENRTVGPSLGADSVRQGLRSIIIGSILVIVFMVFYYRFSGSVADIALMLNLIILVGAMGYLRATLTLPGIAGIILTIGMAVDANVLIFERIREELRTGKSVKASVEAGFSKAFWTIFDANVTTFIAALVLFQFGTGTVKGFAVTLSIGIAASMFTALFVSRVVFDIYIKTQRVTKLSI from the coding sequence ATGGGCGCAGGACGCTGGAAACCGCTGCTCATCGTCCTTGTCGTAGGGGTCTCCATCTGGTCCGCCACACCCCTGAAGAAGAAAATCAACCTTGGTCTCGATCTCCAAGGCGGCATTCACTTGGTGCTGGAGGTCCAGACGGACAAAGCCGTGGAGAACACCGTCGAGCAAATGGCCGAGGATATGGGCAGGCTCCTTCGGGAGAATCAGGTGCGTGTCAGCCGTTCGGCCCGCGGCCCGGACAACTCCATCGAGGTCGTCATAATCCGCCCACGCGACATGGAGCGTGCCGCCGCGCTGCTCAAGGACTTCCCCGTCATCCCCGAGGAGGCGGGGCCGCCAACGCTGCGCTTTCGCCTAAGGTCCGCATACGCCGAGCAGGTCAAAGACAACGCCGTCAGCCAGGCGCTTGAGACCATCCGCAACCGGGTGGACCAATTCGGCGTTGCCGAGCCCGTCATCCAGCGCCAGGGCGGCCGACAAATCCTCATCCAACTCTCCGGGATCAAGGACCCACAGCGGGCGTTGCGCCTAATCGGGCGGACCGCCCAGCTGGAGTTTCGCCTCGTCGACGCCAGCGTTAGCCAGGCCGATACGCGAGCAGGGCGGGTTCCGGCCGATTCCGAGATCCTTTCCTACCGGCGACGCGACAGCCAGTCGGGTCGGGACGTCGTGACGCCCATTGTCGTAAAGCGCCGTACCCTGATGACGGGCGAGCACCTCACCAACGCCTCCGTCTCGCTGGGGGGGCAGTTCAACCAACCCATCGTCAATATCCGCTTTGACCGGGTGGGAGGGCGTCGCTTCGCCCGCATCACAGGCGATCACGTGGGTGAGCGGCTCGCCATAGTGCTTGACAATGTGGTGAGGACCGCCCCCGTGATCAGGGCGAAGATCGAGGGCGGGAGCGCTATCATCGAGGGCATAGATAACCTGGAAGAGGCGAAGGACGTGGCGATCGTCTTGAGAGCTGGCGCCCTTCCCGCTCCCGTGGAGATTCTGGAGAACCGCACCGTGGGGCCGTCGCTCGGGGCCGACTCCGTCCGCCAGGGGCTGCGGTCCATCATCATCGGCAGCATTCTCGTCATCGTCTTTATGGTTTTCTACTACCGCTTCAGCGGCTCGGTGGCCGACATCGCCCTGATGCTGAACCTCATCATCCTCGTCGGGGCGATGGGCTACCTTCGAGCGACCCTGACCCTGCCGGGCATCGCCGGGATCATCTTGACCATCGGTATGGCGGTCGATGCCAACGTCTTGATATTTGAACGGATACGTGAAGAGCTCCGCACCGGAAAAAGCGTCAAGGCCAGTGTGGAGGCCGGGTTCAGCAAGGCCTTCTGGACAATTTTCGACGCCAACGTGACGACGTTCATTGCCGCTTTGGTCCTCTTTCAGTTCGGAACCGGGACGGTCAAAGGCTTCGCCGTAACACTCTCTATTGGAATTGCGGCCAGCATGTTCACTGCCCTCTTCGTCTCACGAGTGGTCTTCGACATATACATCAAGACCCAGCGGGTTACGAAGCTCTCCATCTGA
- the yajC gene encoding preprotein translocase subunit YajC — MDLLLPWLRAAHALGGRPGGTGDAGAGGFAAPFITFGLLIAIFYFLLIRPQQKQRKEHSKMLEELKKGDEVLTQGGLYGSIYKIKDETVSLEVAEGVRLRVSKSAITGLRSKPSKKEKAAD; from the coding sequence ATGGACTTACTTCTGCCCTGGTTGCGTGCGGCCCACGCCTTGGGCGGTAGGCCGGGCGGAACCGGTGACGCCGGCGCTGGAGGCTTCGCGGCCCCCTTCATTACGTTCGGCCTTCTCATAGCCATATTCTACTTCCTCCTCATCAGGCCTCAGCAGAAGCAGCGTAAGGAGCATTCCAAGATGCTCGAGGAACTAAAGAAGGGCGATGAAGTGCTCACACAGGGCGGCCTATATGGGTCCATCTACAAGATTAAGGACGAGACGGTGTCGCTGGAAGTTGCCGAAGGCGTGCGCTTGCGCGTATCCAAGAGCGCCATCACAGGACTGCGGTCCAAGCCATCCAAAAAAGAAAAGGCCGCTGACTAA
- the tgt gene encoding tRNA guanosine(34) transglycosylase Tgt: MGCSFRVTKTDAASKARLGVLTTPHGRVATPAFMPVGTQATVKAMTPDECRSLGAEILLANAYHLYLRPGVEVVEAHGGLHRFMGWDGPLLTDSGGFQVMSLAKLRKITSDGVMFQSHLDGSEHLLSPEKAVAIQEALGADIIMALDECAPYPTTYDYARESMVLTNSWAERCRAAKRRDDQALFGIVQGGMFADLRAESARAITALEFDGYAIGGLSVGESKEHLRTVVEATVPLLPEASPRYLMGVGTPLDLVEQVMRGIDLFDCVLPTRNARTGTLYTSQGRIIIKHARYLDDLRPLDPDCPCYTCATFTRSYLRHLFQAGEILASRLNTLHNLTFYMRLMAEIRGAIPKGGLETIRERVEANFMPAGAEAGGHNEEGEAVGPVDIA, translated from the coding sequence GTGGGATGCTCCTTTAGAGTTACGAAAACCGACGCCGCCTCGAAGGCCCGTCTCGGCGTTCTCACAACCCCCCACGGGCGTGTGGCCACCCCCGCTTTCATGCCGGTCGGCACCCAAGCCACTGTTAAGGCCATGACCCCGGACGAGTGCCGCTCACTCGGGGCCGAGATCCTCTTGGCCAACGCCTACCACCTCTACCTGCGGCCCGGAGTGGAGGTGGTGGAGGCCCACGGGGGGCTTCACCGATTCATGGGCTGGGACGGCCCGCTTTTGACCGACAGCGGGGGGTTCCAGGTGATGAGCTTGGCGAAACTAAGGAAGATCACCTCGGACGGCGTCATGTTTCAAAGCCACCTCGACGGCTCCGAGCACCTCTTGAGCCCCGAGAAGGCTGTCGCCATCCAGGAGGCCCTGGGGGCCGACATCATCATGGCCCTCGATGAGTGCGCCCCCTACCCGACGACCTATGACTACGCCCGCGAGTCCATGGTCCTGACCAACAGCTGGGCCGAGCGATGCAGGGCGGCCAAACGTCGGGACGACCAGGCCTTGTTCGGGATCGTCCAGGGGGGGATGTTCGCCGACCTTCGGGCCGAAAGCGCCCGGGCCATTACGGCTCTCGAGTTCGACGGCTACGCCATCGGAGGCCTGAGCGTGGGCGAGAGCAAGGAGCATTTGAGAACCGTTGTGGAGGCGACGGTGCCGTTGCTGCCCGAAGCTAGCCCCCGCTACCTCATGGGAGTCGGCACTCCCTTGGACCTGGTCGAGCAGGTAATGAGGGGCATCGACCTATTTGACTGTGTCCTACCGACACGCAACGCCCGGACCGGGACGCTTTACACAAGCCAGGGCCGCATCATCATTAAACACGCCCGTTACCTAGACGACCTGCGGCCCCTCGATCCCGACTGTCCGTGCTACACTTGCGCGACCTTCACCCGCTCATATCTCCGTCATCTGTTCCAGGCGGGCGAAATTCTCGCCTCCCGGCTCAATACCCTCCACAACCTTACCTTCTACATGCGGCTCATGGCCGAGATACGCGGGGCCATCCCGAAGGGGGGCCTGGAGACCATCAGAGAGCGGGTAGAAGCGAATTTCATGCCGGCCGGAGCCGAGGCGGGAGGCCACAACGAGGAGGGCGAGGCGGTCGGTCCTGTTGACATCGCCTAG